A stretch of DNA from Bactrocera neohumeralis isolate Rockhampton chromosome 6, APGP_CSIRO_Bneo_wtdbg2-racon-allhic-juicebox.fasta_v2, whole genome shotgun sequence:
AATACGCTCAAGCATTATTggtgttaatttaaaaataaactttttttaatatgcacATTCATACTCACTGATGTTTTGGACGCCGGACCATTGTGCAATCGTCATCGCTTCATTTGCATATAACATCCATGACAGGAATTGTGTCCAATAAAACGCCATTGGCAAAGTGCTGCAAGTTAaccgcaaacatatgtacacacacgtctcattaaatatttatttgcatacggGTATATAACccaaataaatgtatgtgtgtgcgtgtgacaAGAGAGCATGTTGGGCAATGACAGCAACTCAcctaattttaatgaaaattccgGATGTTATCATGAAAATGTAATCGACGGGCACCAAATAAGCCATGGCCAAAGGAACTGAATTGAACGCTGTGGAAAAGAAGCAGCCGCAGGCTGTTGCAACATTCATAACCAGAACGATTGATATGGCCGTTATGCTGAAGGCGAAGAATGTGGCACGCAAACCGGTTATCCAATAGCAGATTATAACGAACAGCAATGGCTCAATTATCATCCCAGGTAGCTAGAATGGATAGAATGGTGGTCAATTCACTAAATATGAGTTCTCTGTATTATTAAGTTCACATTCTTGTAAGGCTTCTTCTAAAAAGTAAGACCTATTTTAGAAGGCAGGCTGACACTTACCATCGCCAGTATATTGGCCACATAGTATTGTGCCGTCGAATACATTCCAGAACGTGTTTCGCGTAGAAATAGTGGGAAACCCTGTGGGAAGACATTCAAAACGGAATACATCGGATGATAGGTATTTTCGGAAATCATCACGAACAGTGCGCCCTGTACGGCCTGCACACCCAGCTGTGAGACCGTTATAGTGCCGGCAAAACATGCGCCTATAATAACGGCCATagccattttttggaaaaatcgcATACGTTGCACCGTCGGATCACGCATCAACGACAACGAAGCGCGATACCAAATCATATGGAACTTCTTGTACCAAGCAGCCGAACGAAAAGTATCTACCTCCACGTCGAAGGGATAGTCACCCGTCTGCGCCATATGAATCTCCAGATTAACCAGCATATCGCGTTGTTTAGCCGCGCCGCTGACGGCAAACATATCGCACAAATGCTGCGCTGAACGTTGAGAGGCCTGCTCATAACCCGGATCCGTGGCCAACACGCCAATCAAGAAGTCCGCCGGATTATAAGCCTCCGGACAGTGATAACCGTTCTCAGCGAAAAAGTTGAGCGCATTTTGTGGCGAACCAGTGAAGGCCACACGCCCATCGGCCAAGAGTAGCACATTGTTGAACATGTCGAAGAGCTGACTGGAGGGCTGATGTATGGTGCACAATATGGTGGTGCCTTTTTTGGCCAGATCGTAAAGTGTTTGCACCAATTGTTGAGCGCTAAACGAATCTAGACCGGTGGTGGGCTCGTCACAGAACAAGATGACCGGATCGTTAAGCAGCTCGACAGCGAACGCCAGCCGCTTGCGCTCTCCACCTGACAACATTTTCTTGTCATCGCCGGAGCCGATGCGCGTGTGTGCGACGGATAGAAGACCGGTGCGCTCCAACAGATCGTTTATAATTTCCTTGCGTTCGCGACGACTCACACGACGATCCAAGCGGAGATGCGCCTGCATGAAGTAGGGATAACAATAAGTAAAGCGGaaatctaaataaatttaaactatGTGTACTCACCATGAACGTCATGTGCTCCAGTACGGTTAAAGTGTCGATAAATAAATCATCCTGATATACGTAGCCGCTGATACGATGCATAAATGGGCCAATGCGACGGCCGTTTATCAAGATATCACCCTGAACAATAGTGCCGGCTAAAGATAGCGTGCGTGAGATAAAGTTCAATGCAAACGGAAATAAGCCATATCAGTGTTATCTTAGGCATATTCATGGACATACAAGATACACAGCGTTAGTTGAATGAGTCTAATGTTAAGGTCGAACGTTAGGGGTGTCCTTTTTTAAAGATCTATATACATTAATTATGCATACTTTAAAGTGCCATTGATCTGATGGAAAGAGTTTGAGTTGAGTTTCGACCATTCTccgagatcttaaatttaaagcatacaaaatacaggttgtgcaagaactgaagtcgaccgtccttcccaagcgacatctcttaactctatgggctcttgaaaagttccaaaaagattcgacgttttcagTCAAATTGTGTcaagcgatgaggcccatttctggttcaatgggtatgtaaacaagcgaaattgacgcatttgggacgaagagcaacctaacgAGATTCAAGAGATGCCATTCCGTCCAGAAGAAAACagcggtttggtgtggtttgtggaccggtggaatcatcggtacatatttcttcaaaaatgatgccggtcaAAAGCGACCATGATAAcagactatttgatgcctgaaattgatgcTCGTGACctcagcaacatttggtttcCACAAGATGGCGCCAGATCCCACAtttcgcatcaatcaatgaatttattaagataatacttcggtgagcaaataatttcacgctttgggccggtcgattggccaccaagatcatgtaaTATCACATGGAAAGTCATGCGAGCAATCCCGCTTCGTTTTAGGTCTTAAAGCAAAACATCAAacgtgtcattcaccagttatcagtcgaaacgctcgaatgagtcatcgaaaattgaagtCAACGGATGgaacatctgagacgtagccgcggccaacatttgaaggagataattttcaaaaaataaatgccaaagaatgttctttcgaataataataaacattccccattaaatttgaagtttttgtgggTTTTCCTTTAAAACTTAGGGAAactcgaaatagatcaccctttaTCGTAATATATGGAAACCCCATTTTATCATAACTTCTGAAAGGTTGATTAAAAGAATATCATTAAATGTGATCTCGGACTTAGAAACttaattattattcttattaaatCTGGCCTATCTAAACAGAACTACCAAAAAGGACACccttaatgaaaataattattttgacatATGCATGAACATTTCACaatgtacgtatatacatatgtatatgtataaattttatctatgtgttgcatatttatttactaacCTGGCTGACGGAAGGCGAGTGTTGACATCAGTGTCGTCTTACCAGAGCCACTGTCAATGtaagtaaattatatttcacatttacatatatattgcattTTTGTAATTAGAGAAGAATGTGAGTTACCATTTAAATGTGCACACACAAGTgtgtaaatagaaaaaaataaaaaaagataaaaaacttAGAATACATTGACCTGCAAGCGTAAATCTCTCTACACActcacacccatacacacacattcttATATATTCACTGACGTATCGTAGAatgcaaaaagtaaataagaaacaattttatttatttgcatgaaCATTTGCCCCACTGGGAGGCGTTCGCCATTGAAGAGCACTTCACAACAATTACACTCGTGCTGCATGGCTTTTTCGGTACATCCACAGAGGCGTTGCATATTCACTATCTAACTGTTGTTCGAGTTTATTTGCATGCTTGCGCACTCGTTCGCTGTTCATTGGCATCACTCACGTTTTCaggtaattaatttttatgttgctTTCAACTGCTTTTAGTGCTTATCACAACCGTTATCTCTTATGTTagagcataaataaaaaatagcttaTGTTTGTGGCATTTAGAGAATTATCTTCATTTAACTCAGACTGAATGTGTGAACGTTTCCTAGCATGGCTTAGACGTTTAATACTTCTTTCTAAAGGAGACGTAGGATGAGAGCAAAATGCGGACGGCTCGTTATACTGTGGGTTTATGCAATCTATATTTGATGTCACCTTTTAAGAGGCAGTTCAAACCATGCACGCTTTTTTGAATCAGGATGCGGTGACTTATTCCGACCCTAACGTCCTGTCCATGTTAAGTAAAAAACTAATCGCTTTGGCCATATccataatatatttctttaccCTCAAATTGCAGTTGTATTACAAactttgtttcataaaaaattcCCTAATTTCTGACAAAATTCATGGGTACAAATTCGCCTCGACTTATTCCGCGCTAAATGTATTGGAGATTTCAATCTTTAGCGCTGTAAAACTTCACCATAATTGCATTTACTATTCTCGAAATCATTACAGTTATTTTCCGGTAAAAAAGCCAATGACTTCTTGTTTGATCACCAACTCTTTTGCTGCTTAACCAGAAGCCCTATAAATAAGTAGTGCAGATGTAATTCGAAACTTGACCGCATTTTGTGCAACGAAAGCAAAGCCAAAAGAGAAGACGAGGGAAATTGCGCGAACTCAAGAAACTCTCTTACAGAAAGCGGCAGTAACGGTTAACGGTACAGCagaattttatacatttttatatgtatttgccattagttgtaaattattttaaatgtaattgaCTAATTCATTATGGTAATTAGATTATGTAATAGTTTAAACGATAAAAATTCGTTTTCGAGATTGGTACGatcttttttatgttcgtgtggCGTTCATGTGATctttttttggcaatttatGTTTGTTTGGCAGTTCTTTGCCAGCGACGCGAAATGTTTCtctctctatatatatatgacctggtctacgaaaagggggctaacgtgcgaaaactagttttctgggaaaagctgttaaaaattatcgtcagtttctcgttatctcattaattgttgtccttttttttgacacctaagcccccttttcgtagaccaggtcacatatgtatatttatgtatgtattgaggTGTCACATTAACACGCTCCGTACCccaaacattaatgaaaatatgttcAGGCGATCCAGATCTTGAAATCCTATCCCAACACAACATTTTTTAAGTAGTGTTTCTAAATTTTGgaccagtccgagtcaaatttgatcctTGGCAAGTCAAGCCATTCAGTTAAAGTAATTTGTCTATTAGAAATTATGAATAATAAGTAAGGCCAAGCgttaaattaaaatacgaaCACTCGTGTAAGAGTTCTTTATTGCTCCATTTTATTACGAGCATAGATTATGTCCTGGATAagtctggaaaatcaacaactgaccagatatttatcatgcgccaaatcttggaaaagaccagtgaaaacaggatcgacacacacctcttcgttgatttcaaggctgcttttgacagcacgaaaaggagctgcctttataccgcgatgtctggatttggtatcccctcaaaactaatacggctgcgtaaactgacgtttagcaataccaaaagctccgtcaagatcaaGAAAGACCTCTcccagccgttcgatatcaaatgACGTTTCAGTCAAGGCGACTCCAGACGTGCGACTTCTTCGATTTCCTCctggataaaataattcgaactgcagagctgaattgagaaggcacaatcttttataagagtgtacagctgctggcgtacgccgatgatattgatatcattggccttaacaaccacgccgttagttctgctttctccagaatggataaagaagcgaagcaaatgcgtctggtagtgaacgaaggaAAGACGAAATctctgctgtcatcaaacaaacagtcgtcgcactctcgactaggctcccacgtcactgttgtcagtcgaagtcgtagataatttcatctatcttgaaaccagcattaacgcCAACATCAATGAtgaaatccaacgtagaataactcttgccaacaggtgctacttcgaactgggtaggcaattgggaagtaaagtcctctctcgacgaaaaaagaccaaaatctataagtcactcagtattcccgtcctgctatatggtgcagaggaatgaacgatgacaacatatgATGAGTCGTcattacaagttttcgagagaaaagttctgcgaaagatttatggtcctttgcgcattggcaacggtgaataccgcagttgaccgaacgatgagctgtacgagatatatgacgacatcgacatacttacttcagcgaattaagatatagcggctacgctggttagatGATTGAAATCGATGATGATTAGAATCGATGAAAACGtcccagctctgagagtatttgacgcagagggaagcagagaaaaaggaagacctccactgcgtggaaaagaccaggtagagaaggacctgactacacctggaatctccaattggcgccaagcagcgaaaaggaagaacattCTAGTgagctgttgtaaactcgaccataatcgcgtaagcggtgtttacaccaatgaagaagaataatatatataatgtcCTTTTTGGTTCCTTTAGTTTGAAAGAGACAAAATCGGTCGGAATGAGACTTTTTCTTTCTTGAAACTCCAAAATACCGATTCCGGAGTATTTGTAAAACTTCAGATCTTCGAAATAATGAATTCATAAAAGAacattttaagaatatattcataaacctaaaatttttttaaaatctctGCAAACAGTGAAGCACTTTCGACTACTGTTCCAACGATACACGTTAAGAGGAATGTGAGGGGATCACTTTAAACTTACTTTACACTAAATATcttttatttgcactttttcTTTCAGCATTTGCAAATctatttgcttttgcatttaATTACAAGCAAAACGCTTATCAACATAAGCGCAAGCTGATTTCTTCACTTCACTGACTCTACATAATCTAATACGACCGTCTAGAGGAATTCGatgcaaaacaaacaaacagcgaAAACATCTCAGGGCTAACCAGTTAGATTATCAAATACGCTTAtctcacacattcacacactCAGTGTGTAATGAGAGTGGCTGTGTGCGATCAGagatagcaaaagcaaaaactcaaatttcaaGGATTATCAAGTTTTAGAActtttccattttcatgaaaattaaaattattttctgctgTTCACACACGCCATGCTAGGCCATAGGTGAATAAAGCGCACGCTTCGCTCGCCGAAAAGCCGCAAAAAGCAATCTTGATGAAGGTGCGAATCGCCAGTGACAAGTTAAGAGTCCTTCATTGCGCGCTGCACAaaccaaaacacacacacacacgcgcgcgctCACTTAACTCGCACAAACAGTACCGTTACACTGGCGTATACACATGTCCACCCACCTGGAACCCATTAGCGCCATCAGATTGCCAGGCTGCACCGCACCTGTCGAGTTGTTAATGATGCGCTTCATTTTGTGCAAACTGCCGCCACCGCTCGCGCCATTCGGCTCGCCCGTCGTGTAGACGCACAAGTCGCGCCACACCAACGTGGCACCCTGCTCCGTGGGCGACCACTTGCTGTAGCTGCGCAGTGGCAGACTGCGCTCTGAACTGTTGCGCGTGGATGCGGTGCGCGGCGGCGTGGTGGAGATGTCGGTGATGGCAATCCGACTGCCCGCGCCACTCGCGCCAGGACTACCCTCGGCGCCGCTATGGCCATTCACACTGCTGCTCCTGGCGCGCCCGTTATCATTGCTGTGCTTATTATTGCCGTTGCTCGGTACTCCAACAACATCCTGCAACTCAATTTGCTCAGCAGCATCCATGTggatggtgttgttgttgttgctgttggggAATATTTTCCCGTTCGTCGTGTAGTCAGCGCGTGGCGGATCAACGCTGCGGGTTTGCTCCATTGAGATGAGATTATCTGttgacatttttattgtatCCTTAAGGGATTTATCGGTTTTGTCTTATTTTTGCCACACTTTCACTTTGCGCTATTTTCACAGTAGAATCACACACATGCACTGCTGTCCGTTAAGTGTTCATTTGCAGTAGTTAAAGGTGAAGTGGCAGCGCTCGCGTGTTTGCTTGGTACCGCGCGTGGCGAACAACTGATTGTGGGGTTTCTTCGAAGCAGCCTAGGTACCGTGTGAGGCAAACACACGGATCTGtggaaaacatatttaaatacaaacgtGTATATGCGATTGTACTGGCTTGCAGCCGTAAtaagggtgtgtgtgtgtatatttgagtAGTTTGCTTTGGGCTAAAGCTCAACAGTAAACTCACGTCTATCACCTAATCCCACAGTCTGAAGATACGCCTGAGTGCTATTCTAACTGTTATATGGCTATATAGGTAGACATCTTTGTTTGTACACACTTCTCACCTGTGTAGGCCAGACAGCTTGTTAAGCAGATCTTTTCGAACCACTCAACCACTCAACATAACGGCAAGTTGTTTGAAATATTACATCTAGAGAGAGGTGGCTGCAACTGGCTTAATTATGATAAAACGGAAGGAGTTAACAAAAGAtcacatttattaaatttgaggtATCATAAATGCTATCTGAAGGCAAGACCAACATTTTTCAACACAAATTATGCATTTCTCAAAATACAAAGGTCATTCGTTCAAGCAGTAGATAAAAGAGTAGGTGAAATGGCTCACTGGAGGCAGCCGTTAGTGCAAGTAGCTGGAACATACACGATAATTTCAACATTTTGCTTCGAGTCTACTTTGAATTAATGATGGATTAAGCACTAATCGGGCGATAAGTAACGTCCAGAGTGGTTTAATGGGTCATAATGTCGAGAGATTAGGTTGCTAAATATGCAACCGAAAGCTCAGTTCGCGCATAGCACATATAATCGATGTCTTGATAAGTGACATGttacaaattacattttttacattctcaTTCAATTAGGAATGGGAAGACCAAAAGGGTCTTggagttttgttgaaaccaaaggtGTCTGAAATTCGTTTCTTCAATATCAATTTCACAATTACAGCGATGGTTTCCAAGAAAACAGGAGCAACGATGCCAGTTCctattttctttgaaacactTTGATGGcactttatacttttttttgaaaatatctctGCCATATTGAAATTGGTATTAAAAAGGTGGATTTCAACGACCTTTGGTTTCAACATAACTGCATGTCAAGTTTTTTAGTTGATTTCGGCCGAATCGGTAATGCAACTTGTTCACTTTAACTCCGATCTAGCTATTAACGATAAGCGTTTAAGGAGAAAAATTCAGCAAGGTCATCGGAAACGGAGTTATTTCGCCAAGCGTTGGAGAGTAGTGTATCAAACAAATAATCTGGCAGCACTTAAATTGTCATCTTGTGCCAGCTTGTCTTCCGACGCATGCGCTATTTTGTTGCCCTCCTTTCTTTGATGAAGAACTTCATAGCAACCAAACAATTTAGTAATCTCTTAGTTTTGAGCCTTGCATTTTCTATAAACAACTATAATTTATGTCAAGTCTTTCAGAACGTAAGACTtaactcataaaattttgtatttccattTCCAGAATAATTTGTCATAAGAGCCATTCGCAGTTAAGCTGGTctaaaatgtgtaaaacaaaGCTTAAGAAAATTGATAATAGCGGTTGTACCCTTTTAATGAACAACTTGATAACTTTGTTATAGCTTTTACATAACAATTCTTTTATAAGAGACTAGCGAACAGAGAAATGGCGATTCGAcgatattttgtatttcaagAAACCCGGTCGTTTCATAGATATTTGAATATCGTTCTCAGTTATTCGAAGAAGTTGAACCTTTTATCGTTAGAATAAGGACTTTGATTCTGTTTTCGATTCGaagggattttttttattgaaatgaggTGTTTAACTGAGTTTAAGCCCAATTTATCGCCTGTATGATTAATATGATATAAAGACCATCTACATCTGCTACTTCTCCCCACATTCCAAAATCTAACTGTATGTCTCAATAAACtgataataaattgtaaataaaatgcaaaatatataattattcagcaatatttattttgttgttttcgacGTAATCCTCACCagataaaatatacttatgccaacgacttttccagtcctcgaaacacttttcatacgcactttttgggatggcttccagcttcttcagcgaattttgtgttacctcttcgatcgactgaaaacaggttctatggagcggcaatttcagtttggtgaacaagaaaaatcacacggagtcaAATCTGGAGAATAAGGTGGTTGATCTATTTGGTATTTTATCAGGATGAGTCGATCAAAAACgcttttcatatccaaaatatccaccaaaatcattcgaacggactcgcaagagatgtcgagctctcttgtcatgTCGCTAAGGCTTGCTTGAAgcttttcaagcaccatatcctttacttttttaatatttttatcagttgaaaaGGTCGAAGGTCTTCCacaacgaggcatgtcttcaacaatctctcgaccgtcttgtAAGGCTTTGCAACACTCGTGGGcctgtgtttttgataaaacagaatccccgtaagccttttccaacattcgcaacaaaatttgtatcttgttcgatatttttatccattgtaaaaatcgcaacacaTTACTGAGGTGTAcggacttaagcagctgctgtaaacaaactggtcgccagatcgcgctcatatttggtaaAGTAATTAAGGACAAACCtaccaacttagaaaaataattttttttgaaatatcatttatcagaggaatttcattataattcccgggtgcttttttgtcataatgtaaATTGTTTCATAGGCTGCTCTTAATTACTTGCTCATctatttgcatttgtatttaaattccGATTTCAGCTCGTTTGCAATTACTGCAAAAGAAATATACGAAGTCTACTATTCTACCGTTATCACTATTTACTTCGGCTGTAAAGGGACTTCAAATGCCTAACGccgcataataataaaatgaataaattaaattttccaaacgcgcactaattaaaagcaattaaaatgtgTTTACTTTTAAgcaccaatacatacatatgtacatatgtggattACCCGcagatattttaatgaatttcaaacgtcattttttttctacttatGAACAATGGCGCCGCTGAACATCTATAATTTGCGAAAGCTTCATTGATTGACTCGTATATTATTGATGAATGAACGAAGCTGAAAGGATTGATGTTCTGTGGAGAGAGACGTGCTTGTCGTCTGATTTTGtctattctgaaatttttgtgaaagaaCAAATTGAGGATATTATGTTCcaattttgaaaagtatttcgagAGGCATGAAGTTGTACCTAAAACTTAGCGGAGTAACATCcatagtaaaatttttgaactgaTCTATGATCTCTATATTACATTGTTCTTGAGAAAATGTAGTTATTATAACGGTTGTCAAAATAGTCTTGCGGTATTCGCTTTTATTTGGGTTATACCTTTTTGATAAGCGCTTGTCGTTTCTTTAAGTCGTTATTCGTCGCATGGAGCAAAATCgggagaaaatacggcatattttacagttttgataaagcaaaaatgcatttcacgcgctaacacgtggtttcaacgttttcgttctggtgaagaggtggtcgaagatgcgccacgctccggaagacctgtcgtcgaaaaataaaatcaaattggtcgaaagagaccggcaagCAGCTTTCGGTCAAGAGCCCAttataaaattcatttcattttcaattttttgaaaaaaatattttcaattccaaAAATACCGCCGCGAGTTTGACCACTAATAGCATTTGTTTCAGAAGTTTGATCGAAAAATGTTATACACATTTGAAATAAGAGGTAAACGTGGACGATATCTGTGTTTTAAATACTTTAGGAacttacataataatattttcaataggcTCGATTTTAAACTTCGATGTAGCCTATTTCGGTTTTGGaggctaattaaaaaaaacgcagaatttaagtattttttggtTTGGTTCAATACCAAGTCGTAAGCAGTAAAAACATGATCCACAACTAGTCCCTGCTTGCATTCCATCAGATCTTTATTCTTTGGTTATGGTTATATTGTTCTAAGAGATAAGAGCG
This window harbors:
- the LOC126763052 gene encoding protein scarlet; this encodes MSTDNLISMEQTRSVDPPRADYTTNGKIFPNSNNNNTIHMDAAEQIELQDVVGVPSNGNNKHSNDNGRARSSSVNGHSGAEGSPGASGAGSRIAITDISTTPPRTASTRNSSERSLPLRSYSKWSPTEQGATLVWRDLCVYTTGEPNGASGGGSLHKMKRIINNSTGAVQPGNLMALMGSSGSGKTTLMSTLAFRQPAGTIVQGDILINGRRIGPFMHRISGYVYQDDLFIDTLTVLEHMTFMAHLRLDRRVSRRERKEIINDLLERTGLLSVAHTRIGSGDDKKMLSGGERKRLAFAVELLNDPVILFCDEPTTGLDSFSAQQLVQTLYDLAKKGTTILCTIHQPSSQLFDMFNNVLLLADGRVAFTGSPQNALNFFAENGYHCPEAYNPADFLIGVLATDPGYEQASQRSAQHLCDMFAVSGAAKQRDMLVNLEIHMAQTGDYPFDVEVDTFRSAAWYKKFHMIWYRASLSLMRDPTVQRMRFFQKMAMAVIIGACFAGTITVSQLGVQAVQGALFVMISENTYHPMYSVLNVFPQGFPLFLRETRSGMYSTAQYYVANILAMLPGMIIEPLLFVIICYWITGLRATFFAFSITAISIVLVMNVATACGCFFSTAFNSVPLAMAYLVPVDYIFMITSGIFIKISTLPMAFYWTQFLSWMLYANEAMTIAQWSGVQNITCFEESENLPCFHTGQDVLDKYSFNESNLYRNLLAIVAIYFGFHILGYYCLWRRAKKI